From the Planctomycetota bacterium genome, the window GCGCAGCCGTATCGGGACATCGGCAACCGCCGCCGCCAGCGGCAGCACGAGGCCCGCCACCAACCAGCCCTGGAGGGCGCCGGGCGGAAGGTGTCGCCTCATCGTCCCTCCTGCGCGGCGAGGACTTCGAGAAACCGTCGCGGCTCGGGCCATTCCGGCGCCAGGGCAGCGGCCCGGCGCCAATGGGCAGCGGCCTCGTCGAAGCGCCCGGCGCGGGCGTAGAGGCTGCCCGCCTCGCAGTGGTAGCCGGCCAGCACCGGATACTTGGCGTCGAGCCGCGTGGTGGTCTCCGCCTGCTGGGCACTGTCGAACGCGGCCAGATTCTCCAGCTGGAGCGCGGCATAAGTCTCCCGCGCCCGCCGGGCCCGCTCGGGGTCGCCGAGCCTGGCCCAGGCCTGGGCCAGGCCGTAGGCCGCGACGACCCGCTGTGCCGGATCGGCGGCGGCGCGGTCGTACGCCGTCACCGCCCCGGCAAGGTCTCCCGCCTGCGTCCGGGCCTGCCCGAGCAACACCTGGGCCCAGCCCGGCAGGGCGGCCTCGCCTCCTGCCGTGTCGGCGATCCGGCCGAGGATCTCCAAGGCCGCGACGCCGTCGCCCGATTTGACGAGGCTGTCGACCCACAGAAACGCCTTCTCGATCGCCAGGCGCGGCGCGACCCGCTCGAGCCGGGCCATGGCGGCGGCG encodes:
- a CDS encoding tetratricopeptide repeat protein, whose translation is MQRQRSSCPGRRPSSDRSDAPSRSASAPARLSSAVITGVAVGIVGLFIVGERLSRPRTAGPPGADTLPARPGRPEAGAEAATATAAIAPVRPDERELAGDADALAESLARDFAGNGRALAVSGRVLQLFVAPERGRARFEQATAIAADEPEAWLGLAETAWHGGDYPQAAAAMARLERVAPRLAIEKAFLWVDSLVKSGDGVAALEILGRIADTAGGEAALPGWAQVLLGQARTQAGDLAGAVTAYDRAAADPAQRVVAAYGLAQAWARLGDPERARRARETYAALQLENLAAFDSAQQAETTTRLDAKYPVLAGYHCEAGSLYARAGRFDEAAAHWRRAAALAPEWPEPRRFLEVLAAQEGR